Within Candidatus Binatia bacterium, the genomic segment TCGACCAGAAATCGGACTGTCGCCGCCAGAATAAGGTAACGTCCGATCAGATCGCCCGCAGGCGGTTCTTGCCGGCGCCGCCGCCAGAGATAGAGGAAAATGAGGAAGTAGGCGACGGCTTCGTAGATCGGTGTGGGATGGACACGGTCGGTCGTCGGCACCACACCTTGCGGGTAGCTCATACCCCAGGGCAAATCGGTCGGTGTCCCGTAGTCGCCATCACCCGAGAGCTGGCAGCCGATGCGTCCAATGCCCTGCCCGAGCGCCAGTGCCGGTGCCCCTACGTCAGCGAACCGCCAGAACGAGATTCGGCGCCGATATGCCAGCACTCCCACCGCCGCGGCGCCGCCAATCAAGCCGCCGTACCACACCCATCCACTCGACGTCAGCAGAAACCGAATGGGATCCTGCACGAAGTAGTCCCATGCACTCGGAATGAGAAACAGTCGCGCCCCGACCCACCCGCCGACGTAAGCATACAACATCGCGTCGTAGGCGAGATCCACGCCATAACCGCGGCGGAGAAGATCACTACGAGCCACGAGAAAGGCGGCAAAGAAGCCGAGAAAGGCCATCGCCCAGAAGCTGGGAACGGAAATGCCGCCGAGTTCGAAAAGCGTTGGTCGCATCCACCCACTCCACCTCACATGCCAACGATATTGTAGCCGCCATCGGCGTGCACCACCTCGCCGGTGACGGCGCTGCCAAGATCACTGCACAGATACAGCGCCGTACCGGCGACTTCCTCCGG encodes:
- a CDS encoding prolipoprotein diacylglyceryl transferase; the encoded protein is MRPTLFELGGISVPSFWAMAFLGFFAAFLVARSDLLRRGYGVDLAYDAMLYAYVGGWVGARLFLIPSAWDYFVQDPIRFLLTSSGWVWYGGLIGGAAAVGVLAYRRRISFWRFADVGAPALALGQGIGRIGCQLSGDGDYGTPTDLPWGMSYPQGVVPTTDRVHPTPIYEAVAYFLIFLYLWRRRRQEPPAGDLIGRYLILAATVRFLVEFVRRNPAWLAGFTTAQWMSVGLALVGFLLVRCKAIGDMP